One Phocaeicola dorei genomic region harbors:
- a CDS encoding RNA polymerase sigma-70 factor: protein MPNTAMEATELLKEIQKHDSQQAFRSLYDMYYDRFFRIAFYYLQRDEWAQEVILDVFTTLWNHRKSQLIPDDFNKYSYILIRNAALNYLEKEQRREASPLENMPEISSSNLSPEEQMMNEELFNIYENSLNELPERCRTIFIKVREEKQSYASVAEELNISPKTVDAQLQKAVTRLKEKINNYFRNRR, encoded by the coding sequence ATGCCCAACACGGCAATGGAGGCAACTGAACTACTCAAAGAAATACAGAAGCATGATTCCCAACAGGCTTTCCGGTCTTTATACGATATGTATTATGACCGTTTCTTTCGTATCGCCTTTTATTACCTTCAACGGGATGAATGGGCTCAAGAAGTAATTTTAGATGTTTTTACCACGCTTTGGAATCATCGAAAAAGTCAGCTTATTCCCGATGATTTTAATAAGTACAGCTATATATTAATAAGAAATGCCGCTCTGAACTATTTGGAAAAAGAACAAAGGAGGGAAGCCTCGCCTCTGGAAAATATGCCGGAAATATCTTCTTCCAACCTTTCTCCTGAAGAACAAATGATGAATGAAGAGTTATTTAACATTTATGAGAACTCACTGAATGAATTACCTGAACGTTGCCGAACAATCTTTATTAAAGTCCGCGAAGAAAAACAAAGTTATGCTTCCGTTGCCGAAGAACTTAATATAAGCCCTAAAACAGTAGATGCCCAGTTACAAAAAGCTGTAACCCGACTCAAAGAAAAAATTAACAATTATTTTAGAAATAGACGATAG
- a CDS encoding FecR family protein, translating to MNSPKSDKELDEWLELLSSSTHSPQGKFSAEKSYNILQQRLQPAYRKHKILSIRYTVAVAAGFVLLIGFGWMFYFYQRPVRTLIVSTNIQTQCIQLPDGSKVTLNRHSQLSYPETFNKERIVKLNGEAYFEVSKNPKKPFRVKANGVTIRVLGTHFNVNAYASDSLVETTLLEGSVSVSNNANGKQMILKPNETAIYRKSTGILSMHINANAQNEISWREGVLSFNDISMGEIARQLSHHFNVTIQIKSEQLRNYKLNARFKQNETLEEILEMLAPIVGFTYHMPQSNLIELKQEN from the coding sequence ATGAATTCACCGAAATCAGACAAAGAACTGGACGAATGGTTGGAATTATTATCTTCTTCCACTCATTCACCGCAGGGAAAATTCTCGGCGGAGAAAAGTTATAATATATTGCAACAACGTCTTCAACCGGCATACCGCAAGCACAAAATACTTTCCATTCGGTATACAGTTGCTGTGGCTGCCGGTTTCGTCCTGCTTATAGGTTTCGGTTGGATGTTTTATTTTTACCAACGTCCGGTACGTACACTGATTGTTTCCACCAATATACAAACTCAATGCATCCAATTACCGGATGGCTCTAAAGTAACCCTAAACCGACATTCCCAATTGAGCTATCCGGAAACTTTCAACAAGGAACGAATCGTAAAGCTGAATGGAGAAGCTTATTTTGAAGTCAGTAAAAATCCTAAAAAACCATTTCGTGTCAAAGCAAACGGAGTTACCATCAGGGTATTAGGCACGCATTTTAATGTCAATGCCTATGCCTCCGATTCTTTAGTAGAAACAACCCTGCTGGAAGGTAGTGTATCCGTCAGTAACAATGCCAACGGTAAACAAATGATATTAAAGCCCAATGAAACAGCCATTTATCGTAAATCGACTGGAATATTGTCTATGCACATTAATGCAAATGCACAGAACGAAATAAGTTGGCGTGAAGGTGTTCTTTCTTTTAATGACATATCTATGGGAGAAATCGCTCGTCAACTATCCCATCATTTTAATGTCACCATACAGATAAAAAGCGAACAGTTACGTAATTATAAATTAAATGCACGTTTCAAGCAAAACGAAACGTTGGAAGAAATTCTAGAAATGTTGGCTCCCATCGTAGGTTTTACTTATCACATGCCCCAATCCAATCTTATTGAACTAAAGCAAGAAAACTAA